The Plasmodium yoelii strain 17X genome assembly, chromosome: 14 DNA segment taaggATGTTTTTAGTAACTTATCTTATACTGGAGAATTTAAGGAACTCGAAATTGTTCCAGAGAATTTGAGTGAATATTGTCATTTTACCAATTTGatagaaaaacaaaaaaaaaaaaatgaaggaaaagaaaatgatgaattGGGAGAACAGGACGAAACAGAAAATGTAACAGAACAAAATCAGGatgtggaaaaaaaatattttataaaaccAAATTTGGACAAATCAACACAAGAAGAAATTTTAGATCGAGTAGAAAGGATGAATTTGATTTTAACAATGATAGACCAATCTATTGATGAGTTACCAGATTCAGAAATTAATGaggtaaataaaaatgattaaataattttataaatgattTTCAATTGGGTTTGAACTTTTCCTTATATCTTTCCATTATCTTGtcattttatttccattatcttgtcattttatttccattatcttgtcattttatttccattatcttgtcattttatttccattatcttgtcattttatttccattatcTTGTCATTTCTTGTCATTTTTTGTCATTTCTTGTTTCTTACAGGATAAAGTATGCAAAGAAATGAAACgacttcaaaaaataaaagacgATTCTaaagaagaattaaaaaGACTTTATAAAGAGtatgattatatttataattatgcTACCGAACATTTACGAAATTTTATCGTTAACATTgaggaataataaaataatattttttat contains these protein-coding regions:
- a CDS encoding mediator of RNA polymerase II transcription subunit 21, putative, yielding MINNFISPQTNDPIKKLQNLLNNCLHSIIDVFSNLSYTGEFKELEIVPENLSEYCHFTNLIEKQKKKNEGKENDELGEQDETENVTEQNQDVEKKYFIKPNLDKSTQEEILDRVERMNLILTMIDQSIDELPDSEINEDKVCKEMKRLQKIKDDSKEELKRLYKEYDYIYNYATEHLRNFIVNIEE